A window of Natronolimnobius sp. AArcel1 contains these coding sequences:
- a CDS encoding NAD-dependent epimerase/dehydratase family protein has translation MARTLVTGGAGFIGSQLTEQLLERGDEVVVVDDFSSGRREWVADDATLVERDLTDPGALEGVLTADIDRVFHLAASKAVDTETPHEQFRRNTQLTATVLQAMHDAGVSELAYTSSSTVYGEAPRPTPEDHSPLEPISMYGASKLADEGLLSTYAYSHDMTVWNVRFANIVGPRLRGAVIPDFIDKLRADPTTLTILGDGRQQKSYMHVSDCIDALLTVVESTNEPMNTFNLGTQTTTSVTQIAGIVSDELGLEPAYEYTGGDRGWVGDVPKMRLAIDNLCDLGWEPTLESDQAVRRATAELITELEHQPPVA, from the coding sequence ATGGCTCGAACGCTCGTCACGGGTGGTGCAGGGTTTATTGGCTCACAGTTGACCGAACAGTTGCTCGAGCGCGGTGACGAGGTCGTCGTCGTCGATGATTTCTCGAGCGGCCGTCGCGAGTGGGTTGCCGACGACGCCACGCTTGTTGAACGCGATCTCACCGACCCCGGTGCACTCGAGGGAGTCCTTACGGCTGATATTGACCGCGTCTTCCATCTCGCGGCGTCGAAAGCAGTTGATACTGAGACACCACACGAGCAGTTTCGCCGGAACACGCAACTGACTGCAACCGTCTTGCAGGCGATGCATGATGCCGGCGTCTCAGAACTGGCGTACACCTCTTCATCAACGGTCTACGGCGAAGCACCACGGCCAACACCGGAAGATCACTCCCCACTCGAGCCGATTAGCATGTACGGCGCGAGCAAACTCGCCGATGAAGGACTGCTCTCGACGTATGCGTACTCACACGATATGACGGTCTGGAACGTCCGGTTCGCAAACATCGTCGGTCCACGTCTCCGGGGTGCCGTGATCCCAGATTTCATCGACAAACTTCGTGCGGATCCAACGACGCTAACCATCCTCGGTGATGGTCGTCAGCAAAAGTCCTACATGCACGTCTCAGACTGTATTGACGCGCTTCTCACCGTCGTCGAATCCACTAACGAGCCGATGAATACGTTCAACCTCGGTACCCAGACAACGACCTCAGTCACCCAGATAGCCGGCATCGTCAGCGATGAACTTGGCCTCGAGCCAGCCTACGAGTACACCGGCGGAGACCGCGGCTGGGTCGGCGACGTGCCGAAGATGCGCCTTGCAATCGACAATCTGTGTGACCTCGGCTGGGAGCCCACGCTCGAGAGCGACCAGGCCGTTCGACGCGCAACCGCAGAATTGATTACGGAACTCGAGCACCAGCCACCGGTCGCCTAA
- a CDS encoding SDR family oxidoreductase has translation MTATALTGKRILITGGAGFIGSHLARTLVAENEVVILDALTTGSRSNVPDGATFIEGDIRDDAALERAIDGVDVIFHEAALVSVERAIDDPPLSHAINVGATLSLLEAARDHDVRVVLASSAAIYGHPESVPIDEAEPKTPASPYGIDKHSIDQYARQYHDQYGLEVVALRYFNVFGPGQVAGPYSGVISIFLEQALAGESITVEGDGSQTRDFVYIDDVVQANCLAATSATSGHAFNIGTGQAVTIREVAEQIQEQTGTDAAIVHTEPRAGDIDHSRADISAAKAALGYEPTVSFEDGLEHTLEWYRTHQQPTP, from the coding sequence ATGACTGCAACTGCACTCACGGGAAAACGGATCCTCATCACCGGTGGTGCAGGGTTCATCGGGAGCCATCTGGCACGAACGCTCGTGGCCGAAAACGAGGTGGTGATCCTCGATGCACTGACGACTGGCTCACGGTCGAACGTCCCTGACGGCGCGACGTTCATCGAGGGCGATATCCGCGATGACGCCGCCCTCGAGCGCGCGATCGACGGCGTCGACGTGATCTTTCACGAGGCAGCGCTCGTCAGCGTCGAGCGAGCGATCGACGATCCACCACTGAGTCACGCGATCAACGTCGGTGCAACGCTCTCGCTTCTCGAGGCTGCCAGAGACCACGACGTTCGGGTCGTACTCGCCTCGAGTGCAGCAATTTATGGCCACCCAGAATCAGTTCCCATCGACGAAGCCGAGCCGAAAACCCCTGCCTCACCCTACGGCATCGACAAGCACAGCATCGACCAGTACGCACGCCAGTATCACGACCAGTACGGACTCGAGGTCGTTGCGCTGCGCTATTTCAACGTCTTCGGCCCGGGACAGGTCGCTGGCCCCTACAGCGGCGTCATCAGCATTTTTCTCGAGCAGGCACTGGCGGGCGAGTCTATCACTGTTGAAGGAGACGGCAGTCAGACCCGTGATTTCGTCTATATCGACGATGTCGTCCAGGCAAACTGCCTCGCAGCAACGAGTGCCACGAGCGGGCACGCATTCAATATCGGAACCGGCCAAGCGGTGACCATCCGCGAGGTCGCTGAACAAATACAAGAACAGACGGGAACGGACGCAGCAATCGTCCATACCGAACCGCGAGCGGGTGATATCGACCACTCGAGAGCCGACATCTCGGCTGCGAAGGCGGCGTTAGGATACGAACCAACGGTCTCGTTTGAAGACGGCCTCGAGCACACCCTCGAGTGGTATCGAACACACCAGCAACCGACACCCTGA